Below is a window of Sulfurisphaera ohwakuensis DNA.
TGGGTAATAGCTATGGGAGCTTGCTCACTTGAAGGTGGAATATTTTGGAACTCCTATAATACCGTCTTACCCTCAGAAATTGGGATTCCAGTAGACATTTATGCCCCAGGTTGTCCAACTAGACCAGAAGCACTAGCAAGAGCTATAATAACACTTCAAAAAAGAATAAGAGGTAATCAAACAGTAAAAGCTAAATCTGCATAATCTACGTCTAATATTTTTCCTTTTACTGGAGTCTTATACTCTGGTTTAACTATAGCAGGTAAATCTGAAATTTCAATACCGTTCCAAAGCTTAAGATATTCTTTTATACCATTAATTAGTTCTTTTCTATTACTTCCAATTACTGGAACATCATGCAGAATTAGAATCTTATCTAGATTATCTTTTTTAAAACCTAAGAATCGAAGCTCTGCTGTTAAGAACTTTTCTAGTTTTTTTGCTCTTAGGGCTATTATTACTTTGTCGTCATCAATTAATGATGTTAGTCCACCATCCTTATTCGCTGTAATAGAGTATTTATAACCAGTATACATTCCTTTTTTGCTAACTACAATTAATTCTCTTAGTTTAATGCCCATCTCATTGTATGATATAAAATCTGGATAATCTTCAGCCAATGACGATACAAACTTCTTAGTAAGAATTACATACTTAGCTTCAGGCTTAAGTATTGATGATATATCTATTCCTTGGAGTTTCATAAGTATAAATACGTTTTAATATCTTATCTATTTTTCATTTAATCAAACTTTAATTTGCTTATAAGCTAAGTGAACAATTTAAAATATAGAAATAAATTCCGAATTATTTCCTTGATTAATGAGGGTTAAGATAATTAGTATTATTTGCTGGTGAATATTTATGTAAAAGATAATTATAAATATCGGTGTAAAAATAAAAAGTATTCAACACTATATTTTAACTTTTTCTTCTATTCTTCTTAGGTTTTTCTTCTATTTTTTCTAATATTAAATCCTTTTAATCAGAGTACTCAAAAATAATTTATGGAATTAGAAGAATTAACCTCAAAACTAATCCAGTTTCCTACAGTAAATCCACCAGGTGAAAACTTACTTGATTGCGCCTTATTTATAAAAGATTATCTTTCATCTCAAGGCTTTTCATCTCAAGTTGTAGAGTTTGAAAAGGGCTGGCCAGTAGTTATTTCCGAAAATGGTAATAGAAATGGAAAGTTAATAATGCTAAATGGCCATTATGATGTTGTCCCTACTGGAGATGTAAATAAATGGAAATATGATCCTTTTTCTGGAAAGATTATTGATGATAAAGTTTACGGACGAGGTAGTACTGATATGAAAGGAGGCTTAGCTGTTTTCATGAAAGTATTTACTGAAATAGCCGATAAAGTTAATTATAACCTTATTTTCACAGCTGTTCCAGATGAAGAAAGTGGTGGTGATAAAGGGTCAAAATATTTAGCTGATAGATATAAGCCAGATTTAGTACTCATATCTGAACCATCCGGTTCAGACTCTATAAACATCGGTGAAAAAGGGTTATTACAAATAAAGTTGATAACTAAAGGTAAGGTTGCTCACGGAAGTCTTCCATCTTTAGGTGAAAATGCAATAATGAAACTCGTTAAGGATTTAATTCAACTTGAAAAAATAAAAGAGATTGAAATAAAAATCCCAGATAATCTCATAGAAGCGATGACAGTAAGAATACCTTCAGAAATTGCTAAGAATGATGTATTAAGGATTTCCTTTAATCCCGGTGTAATTAAAGGTGGAGTTAAGATTAATGTAGTTCCAGATTACGCTGAAGTTGAAGTTGATATGAGAATACCACCCGGAATAAATAGTGATGAAGCATTAAATATTGTAAGGAGCCTTGTGAAACAAAGTGAAATAATACCTCTGGACTTATCAGAACCTAATTATACTCCTCCAGATAATGAGTTTGTGAAAAAATTGGAAAATACTATATATAAACAGCTAGGCATTAAAGCTAAGAAATATATCATTACTGGTGCTACAGATGGTAGATATTTTAGATATAAGGGGGTTCCAGTAATAGTTTACGGCCCAGGAGAGCTAGGCATGGCTCACGCTTATGACGAGTTTATTTCATTTAGAGAATTACGAAATTCCTATACTGTTATGAAAGATTATTTATTAACCCTCTTCTAAATATCTAAAGATTAATGAAGAGATGAATAGTAAAATCCCAGCTGTTATGAAGTCAATTCCATAACTTAAATAATGAGTTATATATCCAGATAGAAGACTACCTAGAAAAAGTGCAATTCCAACTACAGTACTATACACACCAAGATTTTTACCTTGTGATCTCTCTCCAACGATCTTAAATATCAAAGTATTTGATGATGAATAGTAAATTGCAAAGGCTATACCAGCTGCTAAAGGATAAAATATTAATCCCAAAATCAGAATTAATTGACCATAAAATAATAATGTAGAAACACCAAGTATAAAGTACGAGCCTCCTCTAAGAAGCAGAGATTTATGGGCAAGTTCAGTCTCATTCTTATCTTTAATTAATTTCTCACTTATTCTAAACCCTATAATTTGAAATACCATCCCCATAGTTATAACTGCAAGAGCTTCTGACTTATCTAAACCTTTTACGTAAAGACTTGCTGGATAAACTGTGTTAAAGATTCCACTACTAATGTAAAAGATAACTATAGCAATATAAAGTAAGGGAACGTAATTTATTGGTTTTCTCAAAAGTCTGCTAAGTTTAAATAATTTAAAATGATGAGGATTAGGCAAATGTAAAAACATTAATGGTAAATGAAGTAATCGTGTAAAGAAGGACTCTTTGTGGTGGAGTATTGCTGTTCTTTCAAAAGTTAAGATTGGTTCTGGCAGAATTTTAACAGAAATGATTGCTGTTATAGCCATAATTACAGCTAATATGAAAATTATTTGAAATATTCTCATATATATTACAAGAAACGTTGATATTAACAATCCGATTAAGGTTCCTATTGATGAAAGAAATGAATATCTAGAAAATAACGCTCCCCACTCCTTTTTACTAGCAGATTCCATAACTAAAAGATTGAATGGTGTCGTAGACGCTGTTGATGAAAAGATAAGTAAGGAGTATCCTAAAGCTATCATCTGAACATTCCTAGAATAAGATAGAAGGAAAAGAGAAAGAGCTGTACCAGAGAAACTGGTGATAATTTGTTTTCTTCTACTAATCCTATCAGCTGTATAACCCCAGAAGATCGACGAAGGGATTAATACCAGATTACCTAATGATATTACATAAGCAATATCAAGTGCGTTTCCTCCCAAAGAAATAATTTGTAGGGTTATAAGAGTAGATATTGGACCTATAGTAGCATTATAAGGTAAAGTAAGGTAAAGCCATTTTGTATTTCTTCTTATCAACTTGAGCTTATACAGTAGTATTTATTTTTAAAATTACCTTTCTAATGTTTAACAAGGTTAATTATATTAACGTCGGGTTTTAATAAGTTAAAATTTTTTCGTCATAAGAGAAAAATTAAATGTGGAAAAATGCTTATCGAAATAGCCTTAAGAGGTAGAGGAGGGCAAGGAGTAGTTACCGCAGGAGAATTAATGGTTAAAGCGACAGTTCTTGAGGATAAGTATGCTCAGTCAATTCCCTTTTATGGAGGAGAAAGAAGAGGAGCCCCGGTTGTATCATTTTTACGTCTCTCGGATAAACCTGTTCTTTTACATAGGGAAGTATATAACCCAGATGGAGTAGCAGTTTTTGATCCTTCCTTAACTAAAATTATGGATGTAACACAAGGCATAAAAGAAGACGGTTTCTTATTAATTAACACATCAGAAGCAAAGAAAATTTGGAAAAATGAGTATTATATTGTGGATGCAACATCAATTGCTAAAGATTTAGGCTTAGTAATAGCCGGATGGGCAGTAGTCAATACTACAATGATTGGCGCTTTAGCTAAAATTTTAGGAATGCCTTCTTTAACTTCCTTAGAGGAAGCGATAAAAGAAGAATTTCCTGGAAAGCTTGGTGAATTAAATGCAGAAGCTGTTGAAAGAGGATATAAAGAGGTGAAAAAA
It encodes the following:
- a CDS encoding ArgE/DapE family deacylase; translation: MELEELTSKLIQFPTVNPPGENLLDCALFIKDYLSSQGFSSQVVEFEKGWPVVISENGNRNGKLIMLNGHYDVVPTGDVNKWKYDPFSGKIIDDKVYGRGSTDMKGGLAVFMKVFTEIADKVNYNLIFTAVPDEESGGDKGSKYLADRYKPDLVLISEPSGSDSINIGEKGLLQIKLITKGKVAHGSLPSLGENAIMKLVKDLIQLEKIKEIEIKIPDNLIEAMTVRIPSEIAKNDVLRISFNPGVIKGGVKINVVPDYAEVEVDMRIPPGINSDEALNIVRSLVKQSEIIPLDLSEPNYTPPDNEFVKKLENTIYKQLGIKAKKYIITGATDGRYFRYKGVPVIVYGPGELGMAHAYDEFISFRELRNSYTVMKDYLLTLF
- a CDS encoding MFS transporter, translated to MIRRNTKWLYLTLPYNATIGPISTLITLQIISLGGNALDIAYVISLGNLVLIPSSIFWGYTADRISRRKQIITSFSGTALSLFLLSYSRNVQMIALGYSLLIFSSTASTTPFNLLVMESASKKEWGALFSRYSFLSSIGTLIGLLISTFLVIYMRIFQIIFILAVIMAITAIISVKILPEPILTFERTAILHHKESFFTRLLHLPLMFLHLPNPHHFKLFKLSRLLRKPINYVPLLYIAIVIFYISSGIFNTVYPASLYVKGLDKSEALAVITMGMVFQIIGFRISEKLIKDKNETELAHKSLLLRGGSYFILGVSTLLFYGQLILILGLIFYPLAAGIAFAIYYSSSNTLIFKIVGERSQGKNLGVYSTVVGIALFLGSLLSGYITHYLSYGIDFITAGILLFISSLIFRYLEEG
- a CDS encoding 2-oxoacid:acceptor oxidoreductase family protein — translated: MLIEIALRGRGGQGVVTAGELMVKATVLEDKYAQSIPFYGGERRGAPVVSFLRLSDKPVLLHREVYNPDGVAVFDPSLTKIMDVTQGIKEDGFLLINTSEAKKIWKNEYYIVDATSIAKDLGLVIAGWAVVNTTMIGALAKILGMPSLTSLEEAIKEEFPGKLGELNAEAVERGYKEVKKVD